Proteins found in one Miscanthus floridulus cultivar M001 chromosome 4, ASM1932011v1, whole genome shotgun sequence genomic segment:
- the LOC136552130 gene encoding UDP-glucosyltransferase UGT13248-like, producing the protein MAARSSDQSVVHVLLLPFPTQGHINPLLQFGKRLAGSSGVRCTLAATRFVINNTKPAPSSVHVAAISDGCDEHGPDEVGGMGVPYFERIESVGSETLDELLRSESELGRPVHVVVYDAFAPWAQRVARRRGAASAAFLTQPCAVDVLYAHAWAGRVPPPPLPLPEEVLRDLPGLSTQLEVGDVPTFLVDIRYPPCFRELLVNQFLGLDTADHVLVNSFYDLEPQEADYLASTWRAKMVGPTVPSAFIDNRLPDDVSYGIHLHAPMAAESKAWLDAQQARSVLYVSFGSMASLGPDQMSEIAEGLYSSGKPFLWVVRATETAKLPKGFADDKAKASRGLLVSWCSQLEVLAHPSVGCFLTHCGWNSTVEALSAGVPMVAMPNWSDQMTNAKYIEDVWRVGVRVRPDAQGVVRSEEVERCVRDVMEGEMGKEFRKRALDWSGKARKAMSEGGSSDVAISDFLSCFGHSTRVTPAN; encoded by the coding sequence ATGGCGGCGAGGTCGTCCGACCAAAGCGTAGTCCACGTCCTTCTCCTCCCATTCCCCACGCAGGGCCACATCAACCCGCTCCTCCAGTTCGGCAAGCGGCTCGCCGGCAGCAGTGGCGTCCGGTGCACCCTGGCGGCGACCCGTTTCgtgatcaacaacaccaagccgGCCCCAAGCTCGGTCCACGTCGCCGCCATCTCCGACGGCTGCGACGAGCACGGCCCCGACGAGGTAGGAGGGATGGGCGTCCCCTACTTCGAGCGGATCGAATCGGTCGGGTCCGAGACGCTGGATGAGCTCCTCCGGTCGGAGTCGGAGCTGGGGCGGCCCGTGCACGTGGTGGTGTACGACGCGTTCGCGCCGTGGGCGCAGCGCGTGGcgaggcggcgcggcgcggcgtccGCGGCGTTCCTCACGCAGCCGTGCGCCGTGGACGTGCTGTACGCGCACGCGTGGGCCGGCCGGGTGCCGCCCCCGCCGCTGCCGCTCCCGGAGGAGGTGCTGCGGGACCTGCCCGGGCTGTCGACGCAGCTCGAGGTCGGCGACGTGCCCACGTTCTTGGTTGACATCAGGTACCCCCCGTGTTTCCGGGAGCTGCTGGTGAACCAGTTCCTGGGGCTGGACACCGCCGACCATGTGCTCGTCAACTCGTTCTACGACCTGGAGCCGCAGGAAGCGGACTACTTGGCGTCTACGTGGAGAGCCAAGATGGTGGGGCCGACTGTCCCGTCGGCGTTCATCGACAACCGCCTGCCTGACGACGTGTCCTACGGCATCCACCTGCACGCCCCAATGGCAGCAGAAAGCAAGGCGTGGCTGGACGCCCAGCAGGCGCGGTCCGTTCTGTACGTCTCCTTCGGTAGCATGGCGTCCCTAGGTCCCGACCAGATGAGCGAGATAGCCGAGGGCCTCTACAGCAGCGGCAAGCCCTTCCTGTGGGTCGTCCGGGCCACGGAGACCGCCAAGCTACCCAAGGGCTTCGCCGACGACAAGGCGAAGGCCAGCAGGGGGCTCCTGGTGTCGTGGTGCTCGCAGCTGGAGGTCCTGGCGCACCCCTCCGTCGGCTGCTTCTTAACGCACTGCGGCTGGAACTCGACGGTGGAGGCGCTCAGCGCCGGCGTGCCCATGGTGGCGATGCCGAACTGGTCGGACCAGATGACGAATGCCAAGTATATTGAAGACGTGTGGCGCGTCGGCGTACGGGTGCGCCCGGATGCCCAGGGGGTGGTGAGgagcgaggaggtggagaggTGCGTGCGGGACGTCATGGAAGGGGAAATGGGCAAGGAGTTTAGGAAGAGAGCTTTGGACTGGAGCGGCAAGGCGAGGAAGGCCATGAGCGAAGGCGGTAGCTCGGATGTCGCCATCTCAGACTTCCTATCCTGTTTTGGACACTCCACTCGTGTGACTCCTGCCAACTGA